The proteins below are encoded in one region of Belonocnema kinseyi isolate 2016_QV_RU_SX_M_011 chromosome 1, B_treatae_v1, whole genome shotgun sequence:
- the LOC117172859 gene encoding 2-oxoglutarate dehydrogenase, mitochondrial isoform X2: MYKARTVFNALTPLAPRVCGAERFASWLVRSHSLARTSQAIIPESGRRYSSRVATEPFLNGSSSSYVEEMYNAWLQDPSSVHVSWDSFFRNSTAGAAPGQAYQAPPSLAPSYNQVPLGSLLPYSSGSQIGQVPVNEKVIDDHLAVQAIIRSYQARGHLVSDLDPLGIMQSESIHKHYAARRGSPEQVARQYMLEESDMDRVFKLPSTTFIGGKDKSLPLREILKRLESTYCGHIGVEFMFINSLEQCNWIRQKMETPGITEVTNDEKRLILARLTRATGFEAFLAKKWTSEKRFGLEGCEILIPAMKQVIDKSTELGVESIVMGMPHRGRLNVLANVCRKPLSQIFTQFAALEAADDGSGDVKYHLGTYIERLNRVTNKNIRLAVVANPSHLEAVDPVVQGKTRAEQFYRGDGEGKKVMSILLHGDAAFCGQGIVFETMHLSDLPDYTTHGTIHIVANNQIGFTTDPRHSRSSPYCTDVARVVNAPIFHVNSDDPEAVMHVCKMAAEWRATFHKDVVIDIVSYRRNGHNEADEPMFTQPLMYRKIKNTPRVLDKYSSKLVQEGVVTEEEVKDVKDKYEKICEEAYGNAKQETHIKYKDWLDSPWSGFFEGKDPLKVSPTGVKEDTLVHIGKKFSSPPPNAAEFVVHKGIERILKARMEMIESRQIDWALGEAMAFGSLLKEGIHVRLSGQDVERGTFSHRHHVLHHQTVDKATYRQLCYLYPDQAPYTVCNSSLSEYGVLGFELGYSMTNPNALVIWEAQFGDFNNTAQCIIDQFISSGQAKWVRQSGLVMLQPHGLEGQGPEHSSARLERFLQMSSDDPDYFPPESEEFAVRQLHDINWIVANCTTPANLFHILRRQIALPFRKPLIIMTPKSLLRHPEARSSFDLMTENTQFLRIIPEEGVAAESPNGVKRLIFCSGKVYYELKKSRKERGLEDKVAIARVEQISPFPYDLVKKEAEKYSDAQLIWCQEEHKNQGAWNYVQPRFHTALNGTRTASNGGDDKNSGGWFGSWFSSSKPEKTKTVSESQTDESTKPVQRETRYVGRPTAASPATGSKAQHTRELKQLLDDSFNL, encoded by the exons ATGTATAAGGCTAGGACAGTATTCAACGCCCTGACTCCATTGGCCCCACGAGTTTGTGGGGCTGAAAGGTTTGCATCATGGCTGGTGCGCAGCCATTCTTTGGCCAGGACGAGTCAGGCAATTATCCCTGAATCAGGGCGACGATATAGCAGCCGGGTTGCCACTGAGCCTTTCCTGAACGGAAGTTCCAGTTCCTACGTGGAAGAAATGTACAACGCCTGGCTTCAAGATCCTAGCAGCGTTCATGTG TCATGGGATAGTTTCTTCCGCAACAGCACAGCTGGGGCTGCTCCAGGACAGGCTTATCAAGCTCCACCATCTCTAGCTCCAAGTTACAATCAAGTTCCACTCGGATCTTTATTGCCCTACAGCAGTGGATCCCAAATCGGCCAAGTGCCCGTCAATGAAAAAGTCATTGACGATCACCTGGCCGTTCAAGCCATCATTCGATCCTACCAg GCTCGAGGCCACTTAGTCTCCGATCTGGATCCGCTGGGTATCATGCAATCTGAATCGATACACAAACATTATGCGGCTCGCAGGGGTTCTCCGGAACAAGTTGCTCGACAATATATGCTTG AGGAGTCGGACATGGATCGAGTTTTCAAATTACCGTCCACCACCTTTATCGGCGGGAAGGATAAATCACTCCCGCTGCgtgaaatcttgaaaagattGGAGTCAACTTATTGCGGACATATTGGAGTGGAATTTATGTTTATTAATTCCCTTGAGCAGTGCAATTGGATTCGACAGAAGATGGAAACTCCGGGTATTACGGAAGTTACGAACGATGAGAAACGTCTCATTTTGGCGAGATTGACTCGAGCCACTGG GTTCGAAGCCTTTTTAGCCAAGAAATGGACTTCAGAAAAGAGATTTGGCCTCGAAGGTTGTGAAATTCTGATCCCAGCGATGAAGCAAGTGATTGACAAATCTACCGAACTTGGCGTTGAATCCATAGTGATGGGAATGCCACACAGAGGTCGTCTCAATGTACTAGCAAATGTCTGCAGAAAACCACTCAGCCAGATATTCACGCAGTTTGCTGCACTTGAAGCCGCCGATGAT GGTTCAGGAGACGTCAAGTATCATCTTGGAACTTATATCGAACGTCTCAATAGAGTAACGAACAAGAATATTCGCCTCGCAGTTGTTGCGAATCCTTCTCACCTCGAAGCTGTCGATCCCGTCGTCCAGGGAAAAACAAGAGCTGAACAGTTCTACCGAGGAGATGGAGAAGGCAAAAAG GTCATGTCTATTCTTTTGCACGGCGACGCAGCTTTCTGTGGTCAGGGAATCGTCTTCGAGACAATGCACTTGTCCGATTTGCCTGATTACACAACCCACGGAACAATTCACATCGTCGCGAATAATCAGATCGGTTTCACGACCGATCCTAGGCATTCGCGCTCGTCTCCTTACTGCACAGACGTTGCACGAGTTGTGAACGCGCCAATTTTCCATGTCAACTCTGACGATCCGGAGGCGGTGATGCACGTTTGCAAAATGGCAGCCGAATGGAGAGCGACTTTCCATAAAGACGTCGTTATTGACATTGTGTCTTACAGACGAAACGGACACAATGAGGCCGACGAACCAATGTTTACCCAACCACTTATGTAccgcaaaattaaaaacactccAAGAGTTCTCGATAAATATTCTAGCAAGTTGGTCCAGGAAGGAGTGGTCACTGAAGAGGAAGTCAAG GATGTTAAAGACAAATATGAAAAGATCTGCGAAGAAGCCTATGGAAACGCGAAGCAGGAGACCCACATCAAATACAAGGACTGGCTTGACTCACCCTGGTCTGGTTTCTTCGAGGGAAAAGACCCGCTGAAAGTTTCTCCAACTGGAGTGAAAGAGGACACTCTGGTTCACATTGGCAAGAAATTCTCCTCGCCTCCACCGAATGCGGCCGAGTTTGTCGTCCACAAAGGTATCGAGCGTATCTTGAAGGCCCGAATGGAAATGATTGAGTCTAGGCAAATTGATTGGGCGTTGGGAGAAGCCATGGCGTTTGGCTCGCTTCTTAAGGAGGGAATCCACGTGAGATTATCGGGACAGGATGTCGAACGCGGTACTTTCTCTCACAGGCATCACGTGTTGCATCATCAAACTGTCGATAAGGCGACATACAGACAGCTCTGCTATCTTTACCCGGATCAGGCGCCATACACTGTGTGCAATAGTTCTCTCTCTGAATATGGAGTCCTCG GATTCGAGTTGGGATATTCGATGACAAACCCGAACGCTCTCGTAATTTGGGAAGCTCAATTTGGAGATTTCAACAACACTGCACAGTGCATCATCGATCAGTTTATCAGCAGTGGCCAAGCGAAATGGGTTCGTCAGTCCGGTCTTGTGATGCTCCAACCCCACGGTCTTGAAGGCCAG GGCCCAGAGCATTCGAGCGCTCGATTAGAACGTTTCCTCCAGATGTCGTCTGACGACCCAGACTATTTTCCACCAGAGAGCGAGGAATTTGCAGTTCGCCAACTCCACGACATCAACTGGATCGTCGCAAACTGCACGACACCCGCCAATTTATTCCACATTCTCCGTCGCCAGATTGCCCTTCCCTTCCGCAAACCATTGATCATCATGACACCCAAATCTCTCCTGAGACATCCAGAAGCCAGGTCCAGTTTCGACTTGATGACGGAGAATACACAATTCTTGAGAATTATTCCCGAGGAAGGTGTCGCTGCTGAAAGTCCCAATGGAGTCAAGAGGCTCATTTTCTGCTCGGGAAAGGTTTATTACGAACTGAAGAAATCGAGGAAAGAGAGGGGACTCGAAGATAAAGTAGCAATCGCAAGGGTGGAACAG ATCTCTCCATTCCCCTATGATCTTGTCAAGAAAGAGGCTGAGAAATACTCTGATGCTCAACTCATTTGGTGCCAAGAGGAGCACAAAAACCAGGGAGCGTGGAATTATGTTCAACCCAGATTCCACACAGCTCTTAACGGCACACGAACAGCATC
- the LOC117172859 gene encoding 2-oxoglutarate dehydrogenase, mitochondrial isoform X4, whose amino-acid sequence MYKARTVFNALTPLAPRVCGAERFASWLVRSHSLARTSQAIIPESGRRYSSRVATEPFLNGSSSSYVEEMYNAWLQDPSSVHVSWDSFFRNSTAGAAPGQAYQAPPSLAPSYNQVPLGSLLPYSSGSQIGQVPVNEKVIDDHLAVQAIIRSYQIRGHHIAKLDPLGINSADLDDRHPQELLYNYYSFGKIPRTTYAQDLRNRVAALMKKESDMDRVFKLPSTTFIGGKDKSLPLREILKRLESTYCGHIGVEFMFINSLEQCNWIRQKMETPGITEVTNDEKRLILARLTRATGFEAFLAKKWTSEKRFGLEGCEILIPAMKQVIDKSTELGVESIVMGMPHRGRLNVLANVCRKPLSQIFTQFAALEAADDGSGDVKYHLGTYIERLNRVTNKNIRLAVVANPSHLEAVDPVVQGKTRAEQFYRGDGEGKKVMSILLHGDAAFCGQGIVFETMHLSDLPDYTTHGTIHIVANNQIGFTTDPRHSRSSPYCTDVARVVNAPIFHVNSDDPEAVMHVCKMAAEWRATFHKDVVIDIVSYRRNGHNEADEPMFTQPLMYRKIKNTPRVLDKYSSKLVQEGVVTEEEVKDVKDKYEKICEEAYGNAKQETHIKYKDWLDSPWSGFFEGKDPLKVSPTGVKEDTLVHIGKKFSSPPPNAAEFVVHKGIERILKARMEMIESRQIDWALGEAMAFGSLLKEGIHVRLSGQDVERGTFSHRHHVLHHQTVDKATYRQLCYLYPDQAPYTVCNSSLSEYGVLGFELGYSMTNPNALVIWEAQFGDFNNTAQCIIDQFISSGQAKWVRQSGLVMLQPHGLEGQGPEHSSARLERFLQMSSDDPDYFPPESEEFAVRQLHDINWIVANCTTPANLFHILRRQIALPFRKPLIIMTPKSLLRHPEARSSFDLMTENTQFLRIIPEEGVAAESPNGVKRLIFCSGKVYYELKKSRKERGLEDKVAIARVEQISPFPYDLVKKEAEKYSDAQLIWCQEEHKNQGAWNYVQPRFHTALNGTRTASYVGRPTAASPATGSKAQHTRELKQLLDDSFNL is encoded by the exons ATGTATAAGGCTAGGACAGTATTCAACGCCCTGACTCCATTGGCCCCACGAGTTTGTGGGGCTGAAAGGTTTGCATCATGGCTGGTGCGCAGCCATTCTTTGGCCAGGACGAGTCAGGCAATTATCCCTGAATCAGGGCGACGATATAGCAGCCGGGTTGCCACTGAGCCTTTCCTGAACGGAAGTTCCAGTTCCTACGTGGAAGAAATGTACAACGCCTGGCTTCAAGATCCTAGCAGCGTTCATGTG TCATGGGATAGTTTCTTCCGCAACAGCACAGCTGGGGCTGCTCCAGGACAGGCTTATCAAGCTCCACCATCTCTAGCTCCAAGTTACAATCAAGTTCCACTCGGATCTTTATTGCCCTACAGCAGTGGATCCCAAATCGGCCAAGTGCCCGTCAATGAAAAAGTCATTGACGATCACCTGGCCGTTCAAGCCATCATTCGATCCTACCAg ATTCGTGGCCACCATATCGCTAAATTGGACCCGCTTGGCATCAACAGTGCTGATCTTGATGACAGGCATCCCCAAGAGTTGCTCTATAATTATTACTCATTCG GAAAGATTCCTCGAACCACTTACGCTCAAGATCTACGAAATCGGGTAGCAGCTCTTATGAAAA AGGAGTCGGACATGGATCGAGTTTTCAAATTACCGTCCACCACCTTTATCGGCGGGAAGGATAAATCACTCCCGCTGCgtgaaatcttgaaaagattGGAGTCAACTTATTGCGGACATATTGGAGTGGAATTTATGTTTATTAATTCCCTTGAGCAGTGCAATTGGATTCGACAGAAGATGGAAACTCCGGGTATTACGGAAGTTACGAACGATGAGAAACGTCTCATTTTGGCGAGATTGACTCGAGCCACTGG GTTCGAAGCCTTTTTAGCCAAGAAATGGACTTCAGAAAAGAGATTTGGCCTCGAAGGTTGTGAAATTCTGATCCCAGCGATGAAGCAAGTGATTGACAAATCTACCGAACTTGGCGTTGAATCCATAGTGATGGGAATGCCACACAGAGGTCGTCTCAATGTACTAGCAAATGTCTGCAGAAAACCACTCAGCCAGATATTCACGCAGTTTGCTGCACTTGAAGCCGCCGATGAT GGTTCAGGAGACGTCAAGTATCATCTTGGAACTTATATCGAACGTCTCAATAGAGTAACGAACAAGAATATTCGCCTCGCAGTTGTTGCGAATCCTTCTCACCTCGAAGCTGTCGATCCCGTCGTCCAGGGAAAAACAAGAGCTGAACAGTTCTACCGAGGAGATGGAGAAGGCAAAAAG GTCATGTCTATTCTTTTGCACGGCGACGCAGCTTTCTGTGGTCAGGGAATCGTCTTCGAGACAATGCACTTGTCCGATTTGCCTGATTACACAACCCACGGAACAATTCACATCGTCGCGAATAATCAGATCGGTTTCACGACCGATCCTAGGCATTCGCGCTCGTCTCCTTACTGCACAGACGTTGCACGAGTTGTGAACGCGCCAATTTTCCATGTCAACTCTGACGATCCGGAGGCGGTGATGCACGTTTGCAAAATGGCAGCCGAATGGAGAGCGACTTTCCATAAAGACGTCGTTATTGACATTGTGTCTTACAGACGAAACGGACACAATGAGGCCGACGAACCAATGTTTACCCAACCACTTATGTAccgcaaaattaaaaacactccAAGAGTTCTCGATAAATATTCTAGCAAGTTGGTCCAGGAAGGAGTGGTCACTGAAGAGGAAGTCAAG GATGTTAAAGACAAATATGAAAAGATCTGCGAAGAAGCCTATGGAAACGCGAAGCAGGAGACCCACATCAAATACAAGGACTGGCTTGACTCACCCTGGTCTGGTTTCTTCGAGGGAAAAGACCCGCTGAAAGTTTCTCCAACTGGAGTGAAAGAGGACACTCTGGTTCACATTGGCAAGAAATTCTCCTCGCCTCCACCGAATGCGGCCGAGTTTGTCGTCCACAAAGGTATCGAGCGTATCTTGAAGGCCCGAATGGAAATGATTGAGTCTAGGCAAATTGATTGGGCGTTGGGAGAAGCCATGGCGTTTGGCTCGCTTCTTAAGGAGGGAATCCACGTGAGATTATCGGGACAGGATGTCGAACGCGGTACTTTCTCTCACAGGCATCACGTGTTGCATCATCAAACTGTCGATAAGGCGACATACAGACAGCTCTGCTATCTTTACCCGGATCAGGCGCCATACACTGTGTGCAATAGTTCTCTCTCTGAATATGGAGTCCTCG GATTCGAGTTGGGATATTCGATGACAAACCCGAACGCTCTCGTAATTTGGGAAGCTCAATTTGGAGATTTCAACAACACTGCACAGTGCATCATCGATCAGTTTATCAGCAGTGGCCAAGCGAAATGGGTTCGTCAGTCCGGTCTTGTGATGCTCCAACCCCACGGTCTTGAAGGCCAG GGCCCAGAGCATTCGAGCGCTCGATTAGAACGTTTCCTCCAGATGTCGTCTGACGACCCAGACTATTTTCCACCAGAGAGCGAGGAATTTGCAGTTCGCCAACTCCACGACATCAACTGGATCGTCGCAAACTGCACGACACCCGCCAATTTATTCCACATTCTCCGTCGCCAGATTGCCCTTCCCTTCCGCAAACCATTGATCATCATGACACCCAAATCTCTCCTGAGACATCCAGAAGCCAGGTCCAGTTTCGACTTGATGACGGAGAATACACAATTCTTGAGAATTATTCCCGAGGAAGGTGTCGCTGCTGAAAGTCCCAATGGAGTCAAGAGGCTCATTTTCTGCTCGGGAAAGGTTTATTACGAACTGAAGAAATCGAGGAAAGAGAGGGGACTCGAAGATAAAGTAGCAATCGCAAGGGTGGAACAG ATCTCTCCATTCCCCTATGATCTTGTCAAGAAAGAGGCTGAGAAATACTCTGATGCTCAACTCATTTGGTGCCAAGAGGAGCACAAAAACCAGGGAGCGTGGAATTATGTTCAACCCAGATTCCACACAGCTCTTAACGGCACACGAACAGCATC
- the LOC117172859 gene encoding 2-oxoglutarate dehydrogenase, mitochondrial isoform X3, with amino-acid sequence MYKARTVFNALTPLAPRVCGAERFASWLVRSHSLARTSQAIIPESGRRYSSRVATEPFLNGSSSSYVEEMYNAWLQDPSSVHVSWDSFFRNSTAGAAPGQAYQAPPSLAPSYNQVPLGSLLPYSSGSQIGQVPVNEKVIDDHLAVQAIIRSYQIRGHHIAKLDPLGINSADLDDRHPQELLYNYYSFEESDMDRVFKLPSTTFIGGKDKSLPLREILKRLESTYCGHIGVEFMFINSLEQCNWIRQKMETPGITEVTNDEKRLILARLTRATGFEAFLAKKWTSEKRFGLEGCEILIPAMKQVIDKSTELGVESIVMGMPHRGRLNVLANVCRKPLSQIFTQFAALEAADDGSGDVKYHLGTYIERLNRVTNKNIRLAVVANPSHLEAVDPVVQGKTRAEQFYRGDGEGKKVMSILLHGDAAFCGQGIVFETMHLSDLPDYTTHGTIHIVANNQIGFTTDPRHSRSSPYCTDVARVVNAPIFHVNSDDPEAVMHVCKMAAEWRATFHKDVVIDIVSYRRNGHNEADEPMFTQPLMYRKIKNTPRVLDKYSSKLVQEGVVTEEEVKDVKDKYEKICEEAYGNAKQETHIKYKDWLDSPWSGFFEGKDPLKVSPTGVKEDTLVHIGKKFSSPPPNAAEFVVHKGIERILKARMEMIESRQIDWALGEAMAFGSLLKEGIHVRLSGQDVERGTFSHRHHVLHHQTVDKATYRQLCYLYPDQAPYTVCNSSLSEYGVLGFELGYSMTNPNALVIWEAQFGDFNNTAQCIIDQFISSGQAKWVRQSGLVMLQPHGLEGQGPEHSSARLERFLQMSSDDPDYFPPESEEFAVRQLHDINWIVANCTTPANLFHILRRQIALPFRKPLIIMTPKSLLRHPEARSSFDLMTENTQFLRIIPEEGVAAESPNGVKRLIFCSGKVYYELKKSRKERGLEDKVAIARVEQISPFPYDLVKKEAEKYSDAQLIWCQEEHKNQGAWNYVQPRFHTALNGTRTASNGGDDKNSGGWFGSWFSSSKPEKTKTVSESQTDESTKPVQRETRYVGRPTAASPATGSKAQHTRELKQLLDDSFNL; translated from the exons ATGTATAAGGCTAGGACAGTATTCAACGCCCTGACTCCATTGGCCCCACGAGTTTGTGGGGCTGAAAGGTTTGCATCATGGCTGGTGCGCAGCCATTCTTTGGCCAGGACGAGTCAGGCAATTATCCCTGAATCAGGGCGACGATATAGCAGCCGGGTTGCCACTGAGCCTTTCCTGAACGGAAGTTCCAGTTCCTACGTGGAAGAAATGTACAACGCCTGGCTTCAAGATCCTAGCAGCGTTCATGTG TCATGGGATAGTTTCTTCCGCAACAGCACAGCTGGGGCTGCTCCAGGACAGGCTTATCAAGCTCCACCATCTCTAGCTCCAAGTTACAATCAAGTTCCACTCGGATCTTTATTGCCCTACAGCAGTGGATCCCAAATCGGCCAAGTGCCCGTCAATGAAAAAGTCATTGACGATCACCTGGCCGTTCAAGCCATCATTCGATCCTACCAg ATTCGTGGCCACCATATCGCTAAATTGGACCCGCTTGGCATCAACAGTGCTGATCTTGATGACAGGCATCCCCAAGAGTTGCTCTATAATTATTACTCATTCG AGGAGTCGGACATGGATCGAGTTTTCAAATTACCGTCCACCACCTTTATCGGCGGGAAGGATAAATCACTCCCGCTGCgtgaaatcttgaaaagattGGAGTCAACTTATTGCGGACATATTGGAGTGGAATTTATGTTTATTAATTCCCTTGAGCAGTGCAATTGGATTCGACAGAAGATGGAAACTCCGGGTATTACGGAAGTTACGAACGATGAGAAACGTCTCATTTTGGCGAGATTGACTCGAGCCACTGG GTTCGAAGCCTTTTTAGCCAAGAAATGGACTTCAGAAAAGAGATTTGGCCTCGAAGGTTGTGAAATTCTGATCCCAGCGATGAAGCAAGTGATTGACAAATCTACCGAACTTGGCGTTGAATCCATAGTGATGGGAATGCCACACAGAGGTCGTCTCAATGTACTAGCAAATGTCTGCAGAAAACCACTCAGCCAGATATTCACGCAGTTTGCTGCACTTGAAGCCGCCGATGAT GGTTCAGGAGACGTCAAGTATCATCTTGGAACTTATATCGAACGTCTCAATAGAGTAACGAACAAGAATATTCGCCTCGCAGTTGTTGCGAATCCTTCTCACCTCGAAGCTGTCGATCCCGTCGTCCAGGGAAAAACAAGAGCTGAACAGTTCTACCGAGGAGATGGAGAAGGCAAAAAG GTCATGTCTATTCTTTTGCACGGCGACGCAGCTTTCTGTGGTCAGGGAATCGTCTTCGAGACAATGCACTTGTCCGATTTGCCTGATTACACAACCCACGGAACAATTCACATCGTCGCGAATAATCAGATCGGTTTCACGACCGATCCTAGGCATTCGCGCTCGTCTCCTTACTGCACAGACGTTGCACGAGTTGTGAACGCGCCAATTTTCCATGTCAACTCTGACGATCCGGAGGCGGTGATGCACGTTTGCAAAATGGCAGCCGAATGGAGAGCGACTTTCCATAAAGACGTCGTTATTGACATTGTGTCTTACAGACGAAACGGACACAATGAGGCCGACGAACCAATGTTTACCCAACCACTTATGTAccgcaaaattaaaaacactccAAGAGTTCTCGATAAATATTCTAGCAAGTTGGTCCAGGAAGGAGTGGTCACTGAAGAGGAAGTCAAG GATGTTAAAGACAAATATGAAAAGATCTGCGAAGAAGCCTATGGAAACGCGAAGCAGGAGACCCACATCAAATACAAGGACTGGCTTGACTCACCCTGGTCTGGTTTCTTCGAGGGAAAAGACCCGCTGAAAGTTTCTCCAACTGGAGTGAAAGAGGACACTCTGGTTCACATTGGCAAGAAATTCTCCTCGCCTCCACCGAATGCGGCCGAGTTTGTCGTCCACAAAGGTATCGAGCGTATCTTGAAGGCCCGAATGGAAATGATTGAGTCTAGGCAAATTGATTGGGCGTTGGGAGAAGCCATGGCGTTTGGCTCGCTTCTTAAGGAGGGAATCCACGTGAGATTATCGGGACAGGATGTCGAACGCGGTACTTTCTCTCACAGGCATCACGTGTTGCATCATCAAACTGTCGATAAGGCGACATACAGACAGCTCTGCTATCTTTACCCGGATCAGGCGCCATACACTGTGTGCAATAGTTCTCTCTCTGAATATGGAGTCCTCG GATTCGAGTTGGGATATTCGATGACAAACCCGAACGCTCTCGTAATTTGGGAAGCTCAATTTGGAGATTTCAACAACACTGCACAGTGCATCATCGATCAGTTTATCAGCAGTGGCCAAGCGAAATGGGTTCGTCAGTCCGGTCTTGTGATGCTCCAACCCCACGGTCTTGAAGGCCAG GGCCCAGAGCATTCGAGCGCTCGATTAGAACGTTTCCTCCAGATGTCGTCTGACGACCCAGACTATTTTCCACCAGAGAGCGAGGAATTTGCAGTTCGCCAACTCCACGACATCAACTGGATCGTCGCAAACTGCACGACACCCGCCAATTTATTCCACATTCTCCGTCGCCAGATTGCCCTTCCCTTCCGCAAACCATTGATCATCATGACACCCAAATCTCTCCTGAGACATCCAGAAGCCAGGTCCAGTTTCGACTTGATGACGGAGAATACACAATTCTTGAGAATTATTCCCGAGGAAGGTGTCGCTGCTGAAAGTCCCAATGGAGTCAAGAGGCTCATTTTCTGCTCGGGAAAGGTTTATTACGAACTGAAGAAATCGAGGAAAGAGAGGGGACTCGAAGATAAAGTAGCAATCGCAAGGGTGGAACAG ATCTCTCCATTCCCCTATGATCTTGTCAAGAAAGAGGCTGAGAAATACTCTGATGCTCAACTCATTTGGTGCCAAGAGGAGCACAAAAACCAGGGAGCGTGGAATTATGTTCAACCCAGATTCCACACAGCTCTTAACGGCACACGAACAGCATC